A stretch of Melospiza georgiana isolate bMelGeo1 unplaced genomic scaffold, bMelGeo1.pri scaffold_29, whole genome shotgun sequence DNA encodes these proteins:
- the LOC131096325 gene encoding serine/threonine-protein kinase pim-1-like, with amino-acid sequence MHSSERGDRGVQESGLCIRAQHCKVPVFGQTEGLSPGRAGLERGARGASGERTRGRTAPGRAMPPARPRPRAGLPRARPRPSRRGLASARLWPCWRWRCWAGISAWCGGGIAALRLRLARARPRTRRRVQSRPRPRLLPGSAEHTRGAAAPAPSAAASPARAPALGSAASGPEPPGPGAGGDAGPGAGEGRSGAVAGPGPSADSRVPPAGTAQEALQERYRLGSLLGRGGFGSVFAATRVSDGAPVAIKRVPRDRIRHWGELPDGTSAPLEIVLLAKVSCGCGGVIQLLEWLELPDSFLLVLERPERCQELSGFLAERGFLPEEEARGLFRQVLEAVRHCTSCGVLHRDIKPENVLLDLASGQLKLIDFGCGAFLQDTAYTQFAGTLSYSPPEWIQHQRYHGEAATIWSLGLLLCHLVMGKHPFRRGQEIIRGRILFPQRLSQVCQDVIKRCLSMQPSDRPSLEELFCHPWVKGVSLP; translated from the exons ATGCACAGCAGCGAGCGAGGGGATCGAGGagtgcaggagtcagggctctgcatcCGGGCTCAGCACTGCAAAGTTCCCGTGTTTGGGCAGACggaggggctgtccccggggcgcGCGGGGCTCGAACGTGGGGCTCGTGGGGCGAGCGGGGAACGGACACGGGGACGAACGGCCCCG gGCCGGGCcatgcccccggcccgcccccggccccgggcggggctgccccgtgcccggccccggccgtccCGCCGCGGTCTCGCCTCCGCCCGGCTCTGGCCGTGCTGGCGGTGGCGCTGCTGGGCAGGCATCAGTGCCTGGTGCGGAGGCGGCATCGCCGCCCTTCGGCTCCGCCTggcccgagcccggccccggaCCCGACGCAGGGTCCAgtcccggccccggccccggcttCTCCCGGGGTCCGCGGAGCACACACgcggcgcggccgctcccgcccctTCCGCTGCGGCTTCCCCGGCCCGAGCTCCGGCGCTCGGCAGCGCGGCCTCCGGCCCCGAGCCGCCGGGGCCCGGGGCGGGTGGGGAtgccgggcccggggcgggtGAGGGGCGCTCGGGGGCCGTTGCTGGCCCCGGGCCGAGCGCTGACAGCCGCGTCCCGCCCGCAGGGACGGcgcaggaggccctgcaggagcgGTACCGGCTGGGATCGCTGCTGGGACGCGGCGGCTTCGGCAGCGTCTTCGCAGCCACGCGGGTCTCGGACGGCGCCCCG GTGGCCATCAAACGCGTGCCGAGGGATCGCATCCGGCACTGGGGCGAGCTG cccgaCGGCACCAGCGCACCCCTGGAGAtcgtgctgctggccaaggtgtcctgtggctgtggCGGTGTCATTCAGCTCCTGGAGTGGCTTGAGCTCCCCGACAGcttcctgctggtgctggagcgTCCGGAGCGGTGCCAGGAGCTCTCGGGTTTCCTGGCAGAGCGGGGGTTCCTGCCGGAGGAGGAGGCGCGGGGGCTGTTCcgccaggtgctggaggccgtGCGGCACTGCACCAGCTGCGGGGTCCTGCACCGGGACATTAAGCCCGAGAATGTCCTGCTCGACCTGGCCAGCGGGCAGCTGAAACTGATTGACTTTGGCTGTGGCGCCTTCCTCCAAGACACAGCCTACACCCAATTTGCAG GAACCCTGTCCTACAGCCCACCAGAGTGGATCCAGCACCAACGCTACCACGGCGAGGCAGCCACGATCTGGTCCCTGGGCCTCCTGCTGTGCCACCTGGTCATGGGGAAGCACCCGTTCAGGAGGGGCCAGGAGATCATCCGGGGGCGAATCTTGTTCCCACAACGGCTCTCTCAAG TGTGCCAAGATGTTATTAAGAGGTGTTTGTCCATGCAACCCTCGGACAGGCCATCCTTAGAAGAACTTTTCTGTCATCCTTGGGTGAAGGGTGTTTCCCTGCCCTAG
- the LOC131096326 gene encoding LOW QUALITY PROTEIN: uncharacterized protein LOC131096326 (The sequence of the model RefSeq protein was modified relative to this genomic sequence to represent the inferred CDS: inserted 2 bases in 1 codon) — protein sequence METQAGAVAEAGRRPGPARSCEDAGSLCPEAEAVAGALRAGLFRAGRNVLPPVTNLGSKVSCSDIVTLGELSVTLKKDMDSEVDEVARVLLQMVSNSPEFVQKAASQSLGIMVENVTPARAKTALMDMGVKQVLLLLVMFFTFVYLTGYRLTEKFSWDTSDVPSPTKSLPPIQKSSLSSKLRKKLPPGRAMPPARPRPRAGLPRARPRPSRRGLASARLWPCWRWRCWAGISAWGGGGIAAFCLRLARPRPRPRLLPGPAEHTGGAAAPAASAAASPARAPPLGSAAAGPEPPVPRSRERTPGHGRPGAGEGRSGVVAGPGPSADSRVPPAGTAQEALLERYRLGSLLGRGGFGRVFAATRVSDGAPVAIKRVPRNRVRHWGELPDGTSAPLEVVLLAKVSTGFPGVVQLLEWLELPNCIVMVLERPEQCQDLQRFIGARRFLPEEEARELFRQVLEAVRHCTSCRVLHRDIKPGNILVDLDTSQANSXDFGCGTYLQDTVYTHFAGEPTQGCAPAADISWPNISQPKLAVAAGILLPKPDKAMKSDI from the exons ATGGAGACACAGGCGGGAGCTGTGGCCGAGGCCGGCAGGCGGCCCGGGCCGGCTCGCAGCTGCGAGGACGCCGGCAGCCTGTGCCCTGAGGCCGAGGCCGTGGCGGGCGCTTTGCGGGCAGGGCTTTTCCGAGCCGGCCGCAATGTGCTGCCTCCG GTGACCAACCTCGGTTCCAAGGTGTCCTGCTCTGACATTGTCACTCTGGGAGAGCTCTCTGTGACCTTGAAGAAGGACATGGACTCTGAGGTGGATGAGGTTGCTCGGGTCCTTCTCCAGATGGTGTCCAACTCCCCAGAATTTGTTCAGAAAGCAGCCAGTCAGAGCCTGGGGATCATGGTGGAGAATGTGACTCCTGCACGAGCAAAGACTGCACTCATGGACATGGGAGTCAAGCAGGTTCTTCTTCTTTTAGTGATGTTCTTCACCTTTGTGT ATCTGACTGGTTACCGTCTTACTGAGAAGTTTTCTTGGGACACTTCCGATGTTCCCTCACCCACAAAGTCCTTGCCTCCTATCCAGAAGAGCTCTCTGTCCTCCAAGCTCAGGAAGAAGCTGCCGCCT ggccgggccatgcccccggcccgcccccggccccgggcggggctgccccgtgcccggccccggccgtccCGCCGCGGTCTCGCCTCCGCCCGGCTCTGGCCGTGCTGGCGGTGGCGCTGCTGGGCGGGCATCAGTGCCTGGGGCGGGGGCGGCATCGCCGCCTTTTGCCTCCGCCTGG cccggccccggccccggccccggctcctcccggggcCCGCGGAGCACACAGgcggcgcggccgctcccgccgcctccgctGCGGCTTCCCCGGCCCGAGCTCCGCCGctcggcagcgcggccgccggccccgagcctcCCGTGCCGCGTTCCCGGGAGCGAACGCCTGGGCATGGCCGGCCCGGGGCAGGTGAGGGGCGCTCGGGGGTCGTTGCTGGCCCCGGGCCGAGCGCTGACAGCCGCGTCCCGCCCGCAGGGACGGCGCAGGAGGCCCTGCTGGAGCGGTACCGGCTGGGATCGCTGCTGGGGCGCGGCGGCTTCGGCAGAGTCTTCGCAGCCACGCGGGTCTCGGACGGCGCCCCG GTGGCCATCAAAAGGGTGCCACGGAACCGCGTCCGGCACTGGGGCGAGCTG CCCGACGGCACCAGCGCACCCCTGGAGGtcgtgctgctggccaaggtgtCCACTGGCTTCCCCGGTGTggtccagctgctggagtggcTCGAGCTCCCCAACTGCATCGTGATGGTGCTGGAGCGGCCAGAGCAGTGTCAGGACCTGCAGCGTTTCATTGGGGCACGGCGATTCCTGCCCGAGGAGGAGGCGCGGGAGCTGTTCcgccaggtgctggaggccgtgcggcactgcaccagctgcagggtcctgcaccgCGACATCAAACCAGGGAATATCCTGGTTGACCTGGACACCAGCCAGGCAAACTC TGACTTTGGCTGTGGCACCTACCTGCAAGACACAGTTTACACTCACTTTGCAGGTGAGCCCacgcagggctgtgctcccgcTGCTGACATCTCATGGCCCAACATCTCCCAGCCCAAGCTGGCTGTGGCAGCGGGGATTTTGCTGCCA aaGCCAGACAAGGCCATGAAATCTGACATCTGA
- the LOC131096309 gene encoding olfactory receptor 14J1-like, with the protein MSNSSSISHFLLLPLADTRQLQLLHFCLLLGISLAALLGNGLIISAVACSHHLHTPMFFFLLNLALSDLGSICTTVPKAIHNSLWDTRNISNTGCAAQLFFFMFFISAEYFLLTVMCYDRYVSICKPLHYGTLLGSRACAHMAAAAWASAFLNAFMLTANTFSLPLCHGNALGQFFCEIPQILKLSCSSYLREQGVLAFSGCLGVGCFVSIVSSYVQIFRAVLRIPTEQGRHKAFSTCLPHLAVVSLFVSTVMFAHLKPPSMSSPSLDLALSVLYSVVPPALNPLIYSLRNQELKAAVWRLVTGCFQKH; encoded by the coding sequence atgtccaacagcagctccatcagccacttcctcctgctgccattggcagacacgcggcagctgcagctcctgcacttctgcctcttgctgggcatctccctggctgccctcctgggcaatggcctcatcatcagcgccgtagcctgcagccaccacctgcacacgcccatgttcttcttcctgctcaacctggccctcagcgacctgggctctatctgcaccactgtccccaaagccattcacaattccctctgggacaccaggaacatctccaacactggatgtgctgctcagctctttttctttatgttcttcatctcagcagagtATTTCCTCCTGACCGtcatgtgctatgaccgctacgtgtccatctgcaaacccctgcactacgggaccctcctgggcagcagagcttgtgcccacatggcagcagctgcctgggccagtgcctttctcaatgcttTCATGCTCAcggccaatacattttccctgcctctgtgccatggcaatgccctgggccagttcttctgtgaaattccccagatcctcaagctctcctgttCCTCCTATCTCAGGGAACAGGGGGTTCTTGCTTTTAGTGGCTGTTTAGGAGTTGGATGTTTTGTATCCATTGTTTcctcctatgtgcagatcttcagggctgtgctgaggatccccactgagcagggacggcacaaagccttttccacctgcctccctcacctggccgtgGTCTCCCTGTTTGTCAGCACTGTAATGTTTGCTCACCTGAAGCCTCCCTCCATgtcttccccatccctggatctggccctgtcagttctgtactcggtggtgcctccagcccttaaccccctcatctacagcctgaggaaccaggagctcaaggctgcagtgtggagactggtgactggatgctttcagaaacattaa